The sequence below is a genomic window from Actinokineospora baliensis.
ATCGGAGCGGCGCGAACGATGTTCGACGGAGATGTCCACGGGACGGTGGCCCCGGGGTTCGAGGCGGTGCGCGACGAGTTCGCCGCCGCCGGGGTTGGTGGGGCGGGCGCGCAGGTCGCCGTGTACCTACGCGGTGAGCAGGTTGTCGACCTGTGGGCCGGTGACATGACCGGCGAGGCGCTGACCGGCGTGTACTCGTCGACCAAAAGCATCACGGTCCTGGTGGCGGCGCTGCTGGTGCAGGACGGCCTGCTGGACCTGGACCGGCCCGTCGCCCACTACTGGCCCCGGTTCGCCGCGGCGGGCAAGGACCGGATCACGGTGCGCGACGTGCTCACCCACCGCAGCGGCGTGATCGGCGTCGACGGTGGCTTCACCGCCGACGAGCTCGCCGATGACCAGGTGATCGCGCAGCGGTTGGCCGACCAGCGCCCGTACTGGCGGCCGGGGTCGGCATACGGCTACAGCGGGTTCGTGTCGTTCGCGATCGTCGGCGAGGTCGTGCGCCGGGCGACCGGGTGGACGGTGCGGCACCACTTCGAGGAGCGGGTGCGCGCACCGCTCGGGCTGGACCTCTACCTCGGTCTGCCGTCAGCGCTGGAGGACCGCTACCTGGAGGTGCTGCCCGCGCCGCAGCGCCCGGATTGGGCGAGCGGCCCTGGGCCGCGGAGCATCACCGGCATCGGTTACGGCCTCGACTCGACACCGCCGCTGGATCAGGTGGCGTTTCTCAACACCCGTCGCGTGCGGGCTCTTGGGCCGGTGTCCGCCGGGGGTGTCGGCAACGCTCGAGGGCTGGCCGGGCTGTACGCGGCAGCGGCGTTCGGCGTCAACGGTCAGGCTCCGCTGCTCACGCCCGAGGTGCTCGGCGAGTTCTCGATGCTCCACTCGACCGGCCGGGACCTGGTTGTGGGAGACGCGGGCCAGTACGCCCTGGGGTTCCAGGCAAAGGGGCAACGCTACCCCTTCCTGGGCGCGAACGCGTTCGGCCACAACGGATCCGCGGGTTCGGAGGCGCTCGCCGACCCGCACAGCGGCATCGCTTTCGGCTACACCCGCCGCCGCTTCTCCCCCACCTGGTCCTACCCCGAACACGACCGACTCGTCGCCGCCGCGGTCACATCCGCCCTGCACGCCGCGTCAGTGCACTGACCGCCAACGGAAGGACCACCATGTCGCGCCTGCCCAACCCCGCCAAGCTCGTCCCCGAGCTCGGCAAGATCGCCGCCTCCCTGTTCGCCGCCACCGGAAACGGGTCGGTCCCGCAGACCACCATCAGCCTGCTGCAACTGCGGGCGGGCCAGATCGTCGGCAACACCTACCTGACCACCATGCACACCAACGCCCTCGTCGACGCGGACGACAACCGCCACACCGCCGTCGCGACCTGGCGCGACTCCCCCGACTTCACCGCCCCCGAACGCGTCGCCCTGGCCCTCGTCGAAGCCGTCCTCACCCCCAACCCCACCGGCGAACGAGTCCCCGACGCCCTCTACGACGAAGCGTCCTCCCACTACGACGACAAGGCGCTGACCACGCTGATCCTCGCGATCAGCCAGGTGTGCTTCTTCCTCCCCCTCGCCCTCATCGGCAAGCCGCTCCCCGGTGTCTCGCCCGCGCGGCAATGGCGGGACTGACCCTCGTGGAAGCGAGGATGACCAACCCCGCCCACGTGATTCCCGTTGCGGGGCAAGCGATCCAGACCTTGACCCAAGCCCTCCAGCAGGACATCGTCCCCCTCACCACCCTCATGCTGACCGCCGTCCGCGCCAGCCAGATCAACAGCGGCAGCGCCTGCCTGCACGCCGACATCACCGAAGCCAGGAAAGCGGGCGTCACCGAAGACCAACTGGCCACCGTCGCCGCCTGGCGAGACTCCCCCTTCTTCACCGAAGCCGAACGCGCCGCCCTAGCCCTGGCCGAAGCCGCCGCCCGCCAAAGCGACCGCTCAACCGACGCCGTCCCCGACGCCCTGTGGGACGACCTCGTGACCCACTACGACGTGTGGCAACGAGCGGTGCTGATCCTGTGGATAGCCACCAGCAACCTGTTCAACACCATCAACAACGTCATCAGAGAACCCGGCGGCACCACCTGGATCTGACCCCCATGCCCCGAGGGCCTGCGGTAACCCCCCACCGCAGGCCCTCGGCCCGTCCGTGGAACGTGAGGTCGGGTGGGACCGATGCACGGGAGTCACGGCCGACGACGGGCCGGAGTCGCCAACAACCCGTTCGCACCACTGGTCGAATGGGGCCATGCTGGGGTGGGGAGGTGGCGGGTGCGGCGGTTCTTCGAGCGGGACGGGGTCGTGCGGGGGTGTGTCAGCTTCGACGGGAAGCGGTTGCCGAGGGTTCGGGAGGTCGCTGATCCGGCCTGGGTGGGGGTGCACCGGACCGGGGCACGGGTGACCGCATACGTGGGGCGGGATGTGGACGAGGAGTTGGGGGGCCTCGTCGGGGGTGGGGGGTTTGTGCTGTTGGTGGGGGACTCGGCGGCGGGGAAAAGTCGAGCGGCGTTTGAGGCGGTGCGGGGGCAGCGGCCCGGGGATGAGTTGTTGGTGCCGCGGACGCGGGCGGATGTGGCGGCCGCGGCGGAGTATGCGATGCGGCGACGGGGGTGCGTGTTGTGGTTGGACGACCTGGAGCGGTTCGTGGGTGGGGCGGACGGGCTCAACGCGGCGCAGGTGGCGGGGCTGGTGGGCCGGGGGGCCGCGGTCTTGGTGTGCGCGACCTTGCGGGTGGAGGAGCGCGGTCGGTTGCTGGACGTGGGGCGCGGCGGGGATGAGTCGAACCGGGGCGGGGCCAGGGAGGTGGGGCACATCCTGCGGCTCGCCACGACCGTGCACCTCAACCGGCGGTTCTCCCCCGGCGAGCTGACCAGGGCAGAGTCGACAGCCGCGCGAGACCCGCGGGTCGGGGAAGCTCTGGCGCACGCCGATTGGTGCGGGGTCGCGGAGTACCTGGCGGCGGGTCCGCAACTGTTGGCGAAGTGGCATGACGGCTGGGCGCCCGGAGCCCAGCCACGCGGGGCCGCACTGGTGGCCGCCGCCGTTGACGCCCGGCGGGCCGGGTTCCTGCGGCCTGCGACCAGGGAACTGCTGGTACGGCTGCACGAGCTGTACCTGGAGGCGGCGGGCGGGACGCGGCTAAGGCCGGAGCCGCTGGAGGAGGCGTTCACCTGGGCGGAGGAAGTCCTGCACGCGACCGCGGCGTTGCTGCACGTGGATCACGCTGGCAGCTACGTCGTCTTCGACTACCTCGTCGACAACGCGCAGCGGCAGTCGACCGCGGATGACCACGTCCCGGCGGGGACGCTGCGCGTCCTGCTCGACTACAGCGACCCAGTCGACACCTTCGCGATCATCGACCTCGCCATCGACCGCGGCTGGTACGACCTCGCGGACACTGCCTCCGGCGTCCTCAACCGGCTGACCGCGGCGCTGCCCGGCGAGCACCCGGACGCCCTAGCTGCCGCGCACTACCGGGCACGCATCGCGATGTGGCAAGGCGACTACCAACTGGCCTGCGACACCTACCGCGACGTCCTCGGCAAGAGGACCGCGGTACTCGGCGACTCCCACCACAGCACCCTCGCGACGCGCCACGACTACGCGTGGACGCTGTCGGCCTGCGGTTCCCACGCCGCCGCCGAGCACGAGTTCACCGCCGTCGTCGAGCTGCGAACCTCGGTGCTCGGCGGGGAACACCGGTTGACCTTGAGTGCCCGGCACAACCTGGCGTGGGTGATCTTCCAAGCTGGGGACCCACCGCGGGCGAAGGCGCTGTACGAGGAGGTCCTGGCGTTGCGCACCAAGACCCTCGGGTACGACCACGAGGCCACGCTCACCACCCGCCACGACCTCGCCCGGGTAGCCGCCCGCCTCGGCGACCACGGCACCGCCGAAGCCGAGATCACCGCTGTCCTAACGGGGCGCCTGAGCTACCTCTCCCCTGACCACCCTTACGTGCTGACAGTGCGACACGACCTCGCCGCCCTTGCCTTGGCGGGTGGGCGGCTGGCGGACGCGGAGAAGCAGTTCGCGGCGGTTCTGGACGATCGGACACGGGTGCTCGGCTCCACGCACACCCACGTGGCCACGACGAGGCTCGAGCTCGCCCGGGTCACCGCCATGCGGGGCAACATCGCCGCAGCGCAGGTCTTGTACCGGAGCGCGCTTGACGCCATCCGGCGTGCTTTCGGTGCTGACAACCCGACTACCCTCGCGGCCACCGCCGAGCTCGCCGCGCTACCGGAGTCCCCGGAGTCCCGGTGACAGTGGCGAAGCGGCGCCACGGTCACCGAGATCAACCGGCTACGGCACCCGGTGCGAGAAGAACGCTGTTGCTGTCCAACTGAAAGCACGGTCCCTGCGCCGAAGCGCG
It includes:
- a CDS encoding serine hydrolase domain-containing protein, which gives rise to MFDGDVHGTVAPGFEAVRDEFAAAGVGGAGAQVAVYLRGEQVVDLWAGDMTGEALTGVYSSTKSITVLVAALLVQDGLLDLDRPVAHYWPRFAAAGKDRITVRDVLTHRSGVIGVDGGFTADELADDQVIAQRLADQRPYWRPGSAYGYSGFVSFAIVGEVVRRATGWTVRHHFEERVRAPLGLDLYLGLPSALEDRYLEVLPAPQRPDWASGPGPRSITGIGYGLDSTPPLDQVAFLNTRRVRALGPVSAGGVGNARGLAGLYAAAAFGVNGQAPLLTPEVLGEFSMLHSTGRDLVVGDAGQYALGFQAKGQRYPFLGANAFGHNGSAGSEALADPHSGIAFGYTRRRFSPTWSYPEHDRLVAAAVTSALHAASVH
- a CDS encoding carboxymuconolactone decarboxylase family protein, whose product is MSRLPNPAKLVPELGKIAASLFAATGNGSVPQTTISLLQLRAGQIVGNTYLTTMHTNALVDADDNRHTAVATWRDSPDFTAPERVALALVEAVLTPNPTGERVPDALYDEASSHYDDKALTTLILAISQVCFFLPLALIGKPLPGVSPARQWRD
- a CDS encoding carboxymuconolactone decarboxylase family protein, with product MTNPAHVIPVAGQAIQTLTQALQQDIVPLTTLMLTAVRASQINSGSACLHADITEARKAGVTEDQLATVAAWRDSPFFTEAERAALALAEAAARQSDRSTDAVPDALWDDLVTHYDVWQRAVLILWIATSNLFNTINNVIREPGGTTWI
- a CDS encoding tetratricopeptide repeat protein, which gives rise to MRRFFERDGVVRGCVSFDGKRLPRVREVADPAWVGVHRTGARVTAYVGRDVDEELGGLVGGGGFVLLVGDSAAGKSRAAFEAVRGQRPGDELLVPRTRADVAAAAEYAMRRRGCVLWLDDLERFVGGADGLNAAQVAGLVGRGAAVLVCATLRVEERGRLLDVGRGGDESNRGGAREVGHILRLATTVHLNRRFSPGELTRAESTAARDPRVGEALAHADWCGVAEYLAAGPQLLAKWHDGWAPGAQPRGAALVAAAVDARRAGFLRPATRELLVRLHELYLEAAGGTRLRPEPLEEAFTWAEEVLHATAALLHVDHAGSYVVFDYLVDNAQRQSTADDHVPAGTLRVLLDYSDPVDTFAIIDLAIDRGWYDLADTASGVLNRLTAALPGEHPDALAAAHYRARIAMWQGDYQLACDTYRDVLGKRTAVLGDSHHSTLATRHDYAWTLSACGSHAAAEHEFTAVVELRTSVLGGEHRLTLSARHNLAWVIFQAGDPPRAKALYEEVLALRTKTLGYDHEATLTTRHDLARVAARLGDHGTAEAEITAVLTGRLSYLSPDHPYVLTVRHDLAALALAGGRLADAEKQFAAVLDDRTRVLGSTHTHVATTRLELARVTAMRGNIAAAQVLYRSALDAIRRAFGADNPTTLAATAELAALPESPESR